One Plasmodium relictum strain SGS1 genome assembly, chromosome: 2 genomic region harbors:
- the AARP2 gene encoding small ribosomal subunit assembling AARP2 protein, putative, which yields MEEKRKHHKKKKVGKKTKKKKINKNVNKKYHKAFAFSGGIKSAHRRKQHLFELEEKKLRVPRILKEGNKNSPLIVVIQGSKGVGKTTLLKSLIKYYVGVNVNEINGPISVFTKNKKKYTFIEVNDDILNMIDVAKIADICLLVIDGSFGFELETLEFLSILNTHGMPKVLGVVTKLDKFKDSKSIRKRKKKLNKRFSEELVEGSKLFFLSGIQNNKYNKTEIRNLCKFLSVIKKPIISWREQHGYLVGLRLDIDESTNEILNSNNNINSNDLKRNSDEDEKQLKSFLNNCNENISVYIEGYVYGSKLYKNQNVHITNIGDIKIEKIDILQDPFKNDEEKKNPNIYAPMSDIGNITFDFDNMYIHIPKNKINFTKKELLIGEEKEKLGIEQGEEEEEEERGEKKNEEKKMNKNSDKDNNASIDENENENDDDDDDDDDDEDDDEDEDDDEDEDDDEDEDDDEDDISKNNDSQNNNKDKKKKNNIKNKKFLTESIKMIRELQNSNYVFSNNSEKDDLILFDKRNDESQEDRRKAPSNVYFSEKQKKKKQGENYVNEKAEEHSKLELILYEKKNDNDDYYYAKDIHISSSEEDRDINFNKFYKKFGIENDKEENNNIYENAVDEENSINIISDEEKKEEIEKINEKKEQESPYDYEIAEILAFDNKISIDSFIYDFNYINRKNNCLYFKGDIMTIIKKEKNDLSKTSLSEEEIKLYITKNLLSTESVDDNVKNYYSYMNEGNYYLDDIDTFKCVKNDVFIFNNLTISLSDIKDDNLVENFFTRYSSLYSMYFKNSNNDKVKKKEEMEYNNENNEDDSYNDDDNETDTENKDQDHEDEDEDENAEKKEENDNKKENDIDSDNLKKVKEQKLLLKEKYIETEYIGVLNNAYGSSVNIGEYVRIQITIEKKKLVILKNNLIICGGLQTYEEKDSYIHCRIKKHRWFPKVLRSNDPLIFSVGWRRFQSIPIYSINERNNVRIRYLKYTTEHMHCNCTFFGPLSAVNSGVLALYNYKKVPFYRICINGVILETNNNFNIMKKLKLIGEPYKIFKNTAFIKNMFNSDLEVCKFINCPIVTPSGIKGLIKNKLNDKGDFRCTFADKIRMSDIVILKLFVNVKIKKYFNYDIENKLRSINELRYIYNIYVNHNSNYRKIPFRHFYHSKIQIKPNLLKELPYRSKPKLFKKIDDSNKLKKKQEENDQINFKSLENPKLAARWYQMLRTIKKNIIDKKKEKSKLTYHKKLKEKLKIEEAKQNVIKKRKKLAYKKGRKN from the coding sequence ATGGAAGAAAAAAGGAAacatcataaaaaaaaaaaagttggaaagaaaactaaaaaaaaaaaaattaacaaaaatgtaaataaaaaatatcataaaGCATTTGCATTTAGTGGAGGTATAAAAAGTGCTCATAGAAGAAAACAACATTTGTTTgaattagaagaaaaaaaattaagagtaccaagaattttaaaagaagGTAATAAGAACAGTCCATTGATTGTTGTAATACAAGGTTCTAAGGGTGTTGGAAAAACTACATTATTAAAaagtttaattaaatattatgttgGAGTAAAtgttaatgaaataaatggcCCCATTTCTGTTTTtacaaaaaacaaaaaaaaatatacttttataGAAGTAAATGACGATATTCTTAATATGATCGATGTTGCGAAAATTGCTGATATATGTTTACTAGTAATTGATGGAAGTTTTGGGTTTGAACTAGAAACACTGGAATTTTTAAGTATCTTAAATACTCATGGAATGCCAAAAGTATTAGGTGTTGTTACAAAACTAGATAAATTTAAAGATAGCAAAAGtataagaaaaagaaaaaaaaaattaaataaaagattttCGGAAGAATTGGTTGAAGgttctaaattattttttcttagtggtatacaaaataataaatataataaaacagAAATTCGaaatttatgtaaatttttatcaGTCATAAAAAAACCCATAATATCATGGAGAGAACAACATGGCTATTTGGTAGGTTTACGATTAGATATTGATGAATCAActaatgaaattttaaactcaaataacaatattaattccaatgatttaaaaagaaatagtgatgaagatgaaaaacaattaaaatcatttttaaataattgtaatgaaaatatatctGTTTATATAGAAGGTTATGTATATGGATcaaaactttataaaaatcaAAACGTTCATATCACAAATATTGGTGAcattaaaatagaaaaaatagatatattaCAAGATCcttttaaaaatgatgaagaaaaaaaaaatccaaATATTTATGCTCCCATGTCTGACATAGGGAATATAACTTTCGATTTTGATAACATGTATATTCATAtaccaaaaaataaaataaattttactaAAAAAGAACTATTAATAGGAGAAGAGAAGGAAAAATTAGGGATAGAACAAggtgaagaagaagaagaagaagaaagaggagaaaaaaaaaatgaagaaaaaaagatgaataaGAACTCTGATAAGGATAATAATGCTAGCATTGACGAGAATGAGAATGAGAATGACGATGATGATGACGATGATGATGACGATGAAGATgatgatgaagatgaagatgatgatgaagatgaagatgatgatgaagatgaagatgatgatgaagatgacattagtaaaaataatgattcccaaaacaataataaggacaaaaaaaaaaaaaataatatcaaaaataaaaagtttttaactgaaagtataaaaatgataagaGAATTGCAAAATTCTAATTATGTATTTTCTAATAACTCTGAAAAAGATGacttaattttatttgacAAGAGAAATGATGAGTCACAAGAAGATAGAAGAAAAGCTCCTTCTAACGTTTATTTTagtgaaaaacaaaaaaagaaaaaacaaggAGAAAACTATGTAAATGAAAAAGCAGAAGAACACAGTAAGttagaattaattttatatgaaaaaaaaaatgataatgatgACTATTATTATGCAAAAGATATCCATATTTCTTCTAGTGAAGAAGACAGAGATATAAATTTCaataaattttacaaaaagtTTGGGAtagaaaatgataaagaagaaaataataatatatatgaaaatgcTGTTGATGAAGAAAACagcattaatattatttctgacgaagagaaaaaagaagaaatagaaaaaattaatgaaaaaaaagaacaagaATCCCCTTACGATTACGAAATTGCAGAAATATTAGCttttgataataaaataagtatagaTAGTTTCATTTAcgattttaattatattaacagaaaaaataattgtttatattttaaaggtGATATTATgactattataaaaaaagaaaaaaatgatttatctAAAACATCTTTATCAGAAGAGGAAATAAAGTTGTATATTACTAAGAATTTATTAAGTACAGAATCAGTAGATGACAATGTAAAAAACTATTATAGTTATATGAATGAAGGTAATTATTACCTTGATGATATAGACACTTTTAAATGTGTTAAAAAtgatgtttttatttttaataatttaacaaTATCTTTATCTGATATAAAAGATGATAATTTAgtagaaaattttttcacCAGATATAGCAGTTTGTATAGCatgtattttaaaaactCTAATAATGACaaggtaaaaaaaaaggaagaaatggaatataataatgaaaataatgaagatgaTAGCTATAATGATGATGATAATGAAACTGATACTGAAAACAAAGACCAAGATcatgaagatgaagatgaagatgagAATGCCGAaaagaaagaagaaaatgataacaaaaaagaaaatgatattGATAGTGATAACTTGAAAAAAGTAAAGgaacaaaaattattattgaaagaaaaatatatagaaactGAATATATAGGAGTTTTAAATAATGCATATGGTTCTTCTGTTAACATAGGAGAATATGTTAGGATTCAAATAactattgaaaaaaaaaaattggttatactaaaaaataatttgattATATGTGGTGGATTACAAACctatgaagaaaaagattCTTATATTCATTgtagaataaaaaaacacAGATGGTTTCCTAAGGTGTTAAGGTCAAATGATCCTCTGATTTTTTCAGTTGGATGGAGAAGATTTCAAAGTATTCCAATATATTCAATCAATGAAAGAAATAATGTGAGAATaagatatttaaaatatacaacAGAACATATGCATTGTAATTGTACATTTTTTGGTCCTTTATCAGCAGTTAATAGTGGTGTTCTAGCTttgtataattataaaaaggtTCCTTTTTATCGTATATGTATCAATGGTGTTATTTTAGAaactaataataatttcaatattatgaaaaagcTAAAATTGATTGGAGAACCctacaaaatttttaaaaataccgcttttattaaaaatatgtttaatTCTGATTTAGAAGTttgtaaatttattaattgtccTATTGTTACACCTAGTGGAATTAAagggttaataaaaaataaattgaatGACAAAGGTGACTTCAGATGCACTTTTGCCGATAAAATTAGAATGAGCGATATTGTTATTTTGAAATTATTTGttaatgtaaaaattaaaaaatatttcaattatgatatagaaaataaattgaGATCTATTAATGAACTGAGATATATATACAACATTTATGTCAATCATAATAGTAATTATAGGAAAATTCCTTTTAGACATTTTTATCATAGcaaaattcaaataaaaccaaatttattaaaagaattacCGTATAGATCAAAACCcaaattattcaaaaaaattgatgATTCTAATAAGCTAAAGAAAAAACAAGAAGAGAATGATCAAATAAACTTTAAGTCATTAGAAAACCCCAAGTTAGCAGCAAGATGGTATCAAATGTTACgtactattaaaaaaaatattattgacaagaaaaaagaaaaatctaAATTAActtatcataaaaaattaaaagaaaaattaaaaattgaagAAGCAAAGCAAAATGTTattaagaaaagaaaaaaattggcatataaaaaaggtagaaaaaattaa
- a CDS encoding pre-rRNA-processing protein TSR2, putative — MNDDTLVLLNEGINLIFEKWTVLRLAVSNNWGGINSEEKKKKLVEYVYNFVLSNNFRNNKLCDFLRDEMNTLFNVEIEDDSDIEIAELILDLYQNLKKKNLDILEKIRKIEVSDLSCCREKNLVEEVQVSDEEYSNSEYSDGEYSNGE, encoded by the exons atgaaTGATGATACCTTAGTTTTATTGAATGAAGGAATTAATTTGATCTTTGAAAAATG GACGGTTCTTCGTTTAGCAGTTTCAAATAATTGGGGAGGAATAAAttcagaagaaaaaaaaaaaaaattagttgaATATGTTTATAACTTTGTTTTATCAA ATAATTTTCGTAACAATAAATTATGTGATTTTTTAAGAGATGAAATGAATACTCTTTTTAATGTTGAAATTGAAGATGATAGTGAT aTAGAAATTGCAGAGTTAATATTAGATCTttatcaaaatttaaaaaaaaaaaatttagatatattagaaaaaattagaaaaatagAAGTATCTGATTTATCATGTTgtagagaaaaaaatttagtagAAGAAGTTCAAGTTAGTGATGAAGAATATTCTAATAGCGAATATTCAGACGGTGAATACTCAAATGGTGAATAA
- the ATP6 gene encoding calcium-transporting ATPase, putative, with protein sequence MENIIKYAHIYDAEEILKALDVDENRGLSEDELLKRRTKYGLNELEVEKKKGMLELILNQFDDLLVKILLLAAFISFALTLLDMKNKKIAISDFIEPLVIVLILILNAAVGVWQECNAEKSLEALKQLQPTKAKVLRDGKWEIIDSKYLTVGDIIELSVGNKTPADARIIKIYSTNIKVEQSMLTGESCSVDKYAEKLDEKFKNCEIQLKKNILFSSTSIVCGRCIAVVTKIGMKTEIGNIQHAVIESNNEDVATPLQIKIDLFGKQLSKIIFIICITVWIINFKHFSDPIHGSFLYGCLYYFKISVALAVAAIPEGLPAVITTCLALGTRRMVKKNAIVRKLQSVETLGCTTVICSDKTGTLTTNQMTATVFHLFRESDTLTEYQLCQKGDTFYFYEAFESEETNSFFKKLKEQGQIDETNMVEKEDKKNRNSEDEEGIPLREMETKENTFISRGSKIIEDQISKYCYSEFDYHFYMCLVNCNEANIFCNNNNEIVKKFGDSTELALLYFVHNFDILPACPKGNKMPAEYEKVNNVNKKGDSKKNIINNNNSNNNTLCSLSTACTNSSSSNKEDSSTPSESITAWRNECKQMKIIEFTRERKLMSVIVENNKKELVLYCKGAPENIIKNCKFYFSRNEIRPLTDELKNDINNKIKNMGKKALRTLSFAFKKLEKNDLNIVNSEDYYKLEQNLIYLGGLGIIDPPRKYVGRAINLCHVAGIRVFMITGDNIDTAKAIAKEINILKDNGGDDDDNTCCYNGREFEDLPLEKQKDILKNSERVVFCRTEPKHKKQIVKVLKDLGETVAMTGDGVNDAPALKSADIGIAMGINGTEVAKEASDIILADDNFNTIVEAIKEGRCIYNNMKAFIRYLISSNIGEVASIFITAILGIPDSLAPVQLLWVNLVTDGLPATALGFNPPEHDVMKCKPRHKSDNLINGLTLLRYIIIGTYVGIATVSIFVYWYLFYPDADRHTLINFYQLSHYNQCKGWSNFKVNKVYDMTDNGCSYFSSGKVKASTLSLSVLVLIEMFNALNALSEYNSLFEIPPWRNLYLVLATIGSLFLHFLIVYIPPLARIFGVVALTYYDWFLVFLWSFPVIIIDEIIKFYAKKKLNEEQSTNKLKTD encoded by the exons atggaaaatattattaaatatgcTCATATATATGATGCagaagaaattttaaaagcaTTAGACGTGGATGAAAATAGAGGATTATCAGAAGATGAATTACTTAAAAGAAGAACTAAATACGGTTTAAACGAATTAGaagtagaaaaaaagaaaggtATGCtagaattaatattaaatcaATTTGATGACTTATTGGTTAAGATATTGTTGCTAGCTGCATTTATTAGTTTTGCATTAACATTATtagatatgaaaaataaaaaaatagcaaTATCTGATTTTATCGAGCCTTTAGTAATAGTACTTATATTGATATTAAATGCTGCTGTTGGGGTATGGCAAGAATGTAATGCTGAAAAATCATTAGAAGCATTAAAACAGTTACAACCTACGAAAGCAAAAGTGTTAAGAGATGGAAAATGGGAAATAATTGATAGTAAATATTTAACTGTAGGAGATATAATTGAATTAAGTGTGGGAAATAAAACACCAGCAGATgcaagaataataaaaatatattctacAAATATTAAAGTAGAGCAAAGTATGCTTACAGGTGAATCTTGTTCTGTTGATAAATATGCTGAGAAATTAGAtgagaaatttaaaaattgcGAAATtcagttaaaaaaaaatattttattttcttctacaTCTATAGTATGCGGTAGATGCATAGCTGTTGTTACTAAGATAGGTATGAAAACCGAAATTGGAAATATACAACATGCAGTAATAGAATCAAATAATGAAGATGTAGCTACTCCAttgcaaataaaaatagactTATTTGGTAAACAATTGTCaaaaattatctttattatttgtataaCTGTATggataataaattttaagcATTTTTCTGATCCTATACATGGTTCATTTTTATATGGAtgcttatattattttaaaataagtgTAGCTTTAGCTGTTGCTGCAATACCTGAAGGATTACCAGCCGTTATTACTACATGCCTGGCTTTGGGAACCAGAAGAATGGTAAAGAAAAATGCAATAGTTAGAAAACTTCAAAGTGTTGAAACATTAGGATGCACTACTGTTATATGCTCCGACAAGACTGGAACATTAACAACAAATCAGATGACTGCTACCGTTTTTCACTTATTTAGAGAATCTGATACATTAACAGAATATCAGTTGTGTCAAAAGGGtgatactttttatttctatgaAGCATTTGAAAGTGAAGAAACGAATTCCTTTTTTAAGAAACTAAAAGAACAAGGTCAAATAGATGAAACAAATATGGttgaaaaagaagataagaaaaatagaaatagtGAAGATGAAGAAGGAATCCCATTAAGAGAGATGGAAACCAAAgaaaatacttttattagTAGGGGAAGTAAAATTATAGAAGATCAAATTAGTAAGTATTGCTATTCTGAATTtgattatcatttttatatgtgTTTGGTCAATTGTAATGAAGCTAACATAttttgtaataataataacgaaattgtaaaaaaatttggGGATAGCACAGAATTAGCTTTGCTATATTTTGTTCACAATTTTGATATATTACCAGCTTGCCCTAAAGGCAACAAAATGCCTGCAGAATATGAAAAAGTAAacaatgtaaataaaaaaggggactctaaaaaaaatattataaataataataattcaaacAATAACACTTTATGTAGTTTGAGCACTGCATGTACAAATTCCAGCAGTAGTAATAAGGAAGACTCTAGTACACCTAGTGAAAGCATAACTGCTTGGAGAAATGAATGTAAgcaaatgaaaattattgaaTTTACAAGAGAAAGAAAATTGATGAGTGTAATagtagaaaataataaaaaagaattagttCTATATTGTAAAGGTGCACcagaaaatattattaaaaattgtaaattttatttttcaagaAATGAAATTCGTCCTTTAACAGacgaattaaaaaatgatattaacaataaaattaaaaatatgggTAAAAAAGCATTGAGAACCCTCAGTTttgcttttaaaaaattagaaaaaaatgatttaaatattGTAAATTCGGaagattattataaattagaacaaaatttaatttatttaggAGGGTTAGGAATAATTGATCCACCTCGTAAATATGTGGGGAGAGCTATAAATTTATGCCACGTGGCAGGTATAAGAGTATTTATGATAACCGGTGATAATATTGATACAGCAAAAGCTATAgcaaaagaaattaatatattaaaagataatGGGGGTGATGATGATGATAATACATGTTGCTATAATGGAAGAGAATTTGAAGACCTTCCattagaaaaacaaaaagacATACTAAAAAATAGTGAAAGAGTAGTGTTTTGTAGAACTGAACCTAAacataaaaaacaaattgtTAAAGTATTAAAAGATTTAGGGGAGACAGTTGCTATGACAGGCGATGGAGTAAATGATGCTCCTGCCTTAAAATCAGCTGATATTGGTATAGCCATGGGAATTAATGGAACAGAAGTAGCAAAAGAAGCATCAGATATAATTTTAGCAGATGACAATTTTAATACTATAGTAGAAGCAATAAAAGAAGGAAGGTGTATTTATAACAACATGAAGGCATTCATACGTTATTTAATTAGTAGCAATATAGGAGAGGTTGCTTCTATATTTATAACAGCAATTTTAGGAATTCCAGACAGTTTAGCCCCAGTCCAATTATTATGGGTTAATTTGGTAACAGACGGATTACCAGCTACAGCATTAg GTTTCAATCCTCCTGAACACGACGTGATGAAATGCAAACCAAGACATAAAAgtgataatttaataaatggtTTAACATTATTGCGATATATTATTATCGGTACATATGTAGGAATAGCTACTGTTTCAATATTTGTATACTGGTATCTATTTTACCCGGATGCAGATAGGCATAccttaataaatttttatcagCTGTCTCATTATAATCAATGTAAGGGATGGAGTAATTTTAAGGTTAATAAAGTTTATGATATGACAGATAATGGATGTTCTTATTTTTCATCGGGAAAAGttaaa gCAAGCACATTGTCTTTATCTGTTCTCGTTTTAATTGAAATGTTTAATGCATTAAATGCTTTAAGTGaatataattctttattcGAAATACCACCATGGAGAAATCTTTATTTAGTATTAGCTACAATTGGCTCATTATTTTTACACTTTTTAATAGTTTATATTCCTCCCTTAGCTCGTATTTTTGGTGTTGTTGCCTTGACTTATTATGATTGGTTCCTTGTATTTTTATGGTCATTTCCTGTTATAATAATTGacgaaattattaaattttatgcaaagaaaaaattaaatgaagaacAATCCACTAATAAATTAAAGactgattaa